A single Inediibacterium massiliense DNA region contains:
- the glmS gene encoding methylaspartate mutase subunit S, with protein sequence MKKTIVLGVIGADCHAVGNKVLDFALTEAGFEVVNIGVLSSQEDFINAAIETNASAIIVSSLYGHGEIDCRGLREKCEEAGLKDILLYVGGNLVVGKQDFDEVKKRFEDMGFDRVYAPGTPPEVDIEHLKEDLKIC encoded by the coding sequence ATGAAAAAAACCATTGTGCTAGGTGTTATAGGAGCAGATTGTCATGCAGTTGGAAATAAAGTTTTAGATTTTGCTCTTACAGAAGCTGGATTTGAAGTGGTAAACATTGGAGTATTAAGTTCACAAGAAGATTTTATTAATGCAGCAATTGAAACAAATGCATCTGCAATCATTGTATCATCTCTTTATGGACATGGAGAGATTGATTGTAGAGGATTAAGAGAAAAATGTGAAGAAGCAGGTCTTAAGGATATATTGCTTTATGTAGGTGGAAATCTTGTAGTAGGAAAACAAGACTTTGATGAGGTGAAAAAAAGATTCGAAGACATGGGATTTGACCGAGTATATGCACCAGGTACTCCACCAGAAGTAGATATAGAACATTTAAAAGAGGACTTAAAAATTTGTTAG
- a CDS encoding methylaspartate mutase subunit E has translation MELKNKKWTEEEFLKIREDVLKQWSTGKDVDLKEAADYIKQLPEEKNFAKKLRKASQEGITLAQPRAGVALVDEHIKLLRYLEREGGADLLPSTIDSYTRQNRYHECEVGIEESIKENRSMLNGFPAVNHGVKNCRKVLESVNLPLQARHGTPDSRLLSEIIHAGGWTSNEGGGISYNIPYAKSVSLEKTILDWQYCDRLAGMYEEMGVEINREPFGPLTGTLVPPSISNVVAIIEGLLAAEQGVKNITLGYGQCGNLVQDVAAIRALVEQAGEYFRAYGYNVELTTVFHQWMGGFPADESKAFGVISWGSATAALAGATKVIVKTPHEAVGIPTMEANAQGIKATKQTLNLLKGQRLPMSKELEAEIKLIKAETKCILDKVFELGKGDLAVGTVKAFQTGVMDIPFAPSNYNAGKILPARDNNGAVRFLEFGNIPMSQDIKDFNRQLLEERANLEGRKVGFQMVVDDIYAVGKGTLVGRPENK, from the coding sequence ATGGAGCTTAAAAATAAAAAATGGACTGAAGAAGAATTCTTAAAAATAAGAGAAGATGTATTAAAGCAATGGTCTACTGGAAAAGATGTGGATTTAAAAGAAGCAGCAGACTATATAAAACAACTTCCTGAAGAGAAAAATTTTGCTAAAAAGCTTAGAAAAGCAAGTCAAGAAGGAATTACTTTGGCACAACCTAGAGCTGGAGTAGCATTAGTAGATGAGCATATTAAACTTTTAAGATATCTTGAAAGAGAAGGTGGAGCAGATCTTCTTCCAAGTACCATTGATAGTTATACAAGACAAAATAGATATCATGAGTGCGAAGTAGGCATTGAGGAGAGTATTAAAGAAAATCGTTCTATGTTAAATGGATTTCCTGCAGTAAATCATGGAGTGAAAAATTGTAGAAAAGTATTAGAATCTGTAAATCTTCCACTTCAAGCAAGACATGGTACACCGGATTCAAGATTATTATCAGAAATTATTCACGCTGGAGGATGGACATCTAATGAAGGAGGAGGAATATCTTATAATATTCCTTATGCAAAGAGCGTGAGCTTAGAAAAAACAATTCTAGATTGGCAATATTGTGATAGGTTAGCAGGAATGTATGAAGAAATGGGAGTAGAAATCAATAGAGAGCCTTTTGGACCATTAACAGGAACTTTAGTGCCTCCAAGTATTTCTAATGTTGTAGCTATTATTGAAGGACTTTTAGCAGCAGAGCAAGGAGTAAAAAATATTACTTTAGGATATGGACAATGTGGAAATCTAGTACAAGACGTAGCAGCTATTAGAGCTTTAGTAGAGCAAGCAGGAGAGTATTTTAGAGCTTATGGATATAATGTAGAATTAACAACTGTTTTCCATCAATGGATGGGAGGATTCCCAGCTGATGAATCAAAAGCATTTGGAGTAATTTCTTGGGGATCAGCTACAGCAGCTTTAGCAGGAGCTACAAAAGTAATTGTAAAAACTCCACATGAGGCAGTTGGAATTCCAACAATGGAAGCAAATGCACAAGGAATAAAAGCTACAAAACAAACTCTAAATCTCCTAAAAGGTCAAAGATTGCCAATGTCTAAAGAATTAGAAGCTGAAATAAAATTAATCAAAGCAGAGACTAAGTGTATATTAGATAAAGTATTTGAACTAGGCAAAGGAGATTTAGCAGTAGGTACAGTAAAAGCTTTCCAAACAGGAGTTATGGACATTCCTTTTGCTCCAAGTAATTATAATGCAGGAAAAATACTTCCAGCAAGAGATAATAATGGGGCTGTAAGATTCTTAGAATTTGGAAATATTCCAATGTCACAAGACATTAAAGATTTCAATAGACAATTATTAGAAGAAAGAGCAAATTTAGAAGGTAGAAAAGTTGGATTCCAAATGGTTGTAGATGATATCTATGCTGTAGGAAAAGGAACGTTAGTAGGAAGACCAGAAAATAAATAG
- the citD gene encoding citrate lyase acyl carrier protein produces the protein MNIKTAAKAGTMESNDIYVMVKPNDEGGIVIDLESIVMKQFGKQIEKIILSTLKDLGIENIYVMAKDRGALDCTIQARIETAVKRGM, from the coding sequence ATGAATATTAAGACTGCGGCAAAAGCAGGAACTATGGAGTCTAATGACATATATGTAATGGTAAAACCAAATGATGAAGGTGGTATTGTCATTGATCTCGAAAGTATTGTAATGAAACAATTTGGAAAACAAATTGAGAAGATCATTTTAAGTACTTTAAAAGATTTAGGAATTGAAAATATATATGTTATGGCAAAAGATAGAGGTGCACTAGATTGTACCATTCAAGCAAGAATAGAGACAGCAGTAAAAAGAGGAATGTAG
- the glmL gene encoding methylaspartate mutase accessory protein GlmL: MNALLLIDFGSTYTKLTAVDMKNEEIIANAKSLTTVQTDIMIGFQNAYDQIKEKCRDMHFDEILACSSAAGGLRMVAVGLVPELTAEAAKRAALGAGSRVLGVYSHELTQREMKNMMQQTPDIILLAGGTDGGNKDCIIHNAKMIAKNMKDVPVVVAGNIKASDEIEEIFQENKVYYEITDNVMPKLNKLNVEPAREAIRQIFMQKIVEAKGMKSAESMINGILMPTPAAVLNAAKILADGTNTEEGIGDLVVVDIGGATTDIHSIADGEPTKPGVMKIGLEEPYAKRTVEGDLGMRVSAESLCHSVSNKKIMKFAPNIKYNIEERCKYLTQHVNEIPNTPEEIEFDEALSMVATEVAMERHVGVIEDVYTPMGKIYSQVGKDLLDTKYIIGTGGVLVHSKNPAKILRAGLYNEENPKYLKPMNPKLLIDKDYILSSMGLMAEKYPDIAIRILKKNLMNV, translated from the coding sequence ATGAATGCACTATTATTGATTGATTTTGGAAGTACGTATACAAAGCTTACTGCTGTAGATATGAAGAATGAAGAAATTATTGCTAATGCCAAATCTTTAACTACTGTTCAAACGGATATTATGATAGGCTTTCAAAATGCTTATGATCAGATAAAAGAAAAATGTAGGGATATGCATTTTGATGAAATACTTGCCTGTAGTAGTGCAGCAGGAGGATTAAGGATGGTAGCTGTTGGTCTTGTTCCAGAGCTTACAGCAGAAGCTGCAAAAAGAGCAGCTTTAGGTGCAGGATCTAGAGTGTTGGGAGTGTATAGTCACGAACTTACTCAAAGAGAAATGAAAAATATGATGCAGCAAACACCAGATATCATTTTATTAGCAGGAGGAACAGACGGAGGCAATAAGGATTGCATTATTCATAATGCAAAAATGATTGCAAAGAATATGAAAGATGTACCCGTAGTAGTAGCGGGAAATATAAAAGCTAGTGATGAAATCGAAGAGATTTTTCAAGAAAATAAAGTATATTATGAAATTACAGATAATGTAATGCCTAAATTAAATAAACTGAATGTAGAACCTGCAAGAGAAGCCATTCGACAAATTTTTATGCAAAAGATTGTAGAGGCAAAAGGAATGAAAAGTGCAGAATCTATGATCAATGGAATATTGATGCCAACTCCTGCAGCTGTTTTAAATGCAGCTAAAATATTAGCAGATGGAACCAATACAGAAGAGGGGATTGGAGATTTAGTTGTTGTAGATATTGGAGGAGCGACTACAGATATTCATTCTATAGCAGATGGAGAACCTACAAAGCCAGGTGTTATGAAAATAGGATTAGAAGAACCTTATGCAAAGAGAACTGTTGAGGGAGATTTGGGAATGCGTGTAAGTGCTGAATCTCTTTGTCATAGCGTATCTAATAAGAAAATTATGAAATTTGCACCTAATATAAAATATAATATCGAGGAAAGGTGCAAGTATCTTACTCAACATGTAAATGAAATTCCAAATACTCCTGAAGAAATTGAGTTTGATGAAGCGCTAAGTATGGTTGCAACAGAGGTAGCTATGGAAAGACATGTAGGAGTTATAGAAGATGTATATACACCTATGGGAAAAATTTATTCTCAAGTAGGAAAGGATCTATTAGATACGAAGTATATTATAGGTACAGGAGGAGTACTTGTTCATAGTAAGAATCCAGCCAAAATATTACGAGCAGGTTTGTATAATGAAGAGAATCCAAAGTATTTAAAACCTATGAATCCTAAGTTATTGATCGATAAAGATTATATTCTTTCATCCATGGGACTGATGGCAGAAAAATATCCAGATATAGCAATTCGAATACTCAAAAAAAATCTTATGAATGTATAA
- a CDS encoding HpcH/HpaI aldolase/citrate lyase family protein, whose translation MERLRRTMLFMPGNNPGMLQNSGILGADSIILDLEDAVSITEKDSARILVRNAVKTVDFYGVEVVIRVNPLSSDFGMEDVDVIGRAKPDVIMVPKATEEDIETVCKMLTKIEEEQGFEKGSIKLFPLIETAYGLENVYSIIQSSSRVIGILLGAEDLTADLSIKRTREGKEIFYARSRIATACKACKVDAIDTPFADMDDLEGFEKDIQTAKSLGMTGKAAINPRQVDTIHEVFAPSKDEIIHAQRVIYAMEEAKGEGKGVFSLDGKMVDAPIIARAQNTITKAKLAGLI comes from the coding sequence ATGGAGAGATTAAGAAGAACTATGCTTTTTATGCCAGGAAATAATCCTGGTATGTTGCAGAATTCTGGAATTCTAGGAGCGGATAGTATTATACTAGATCTTGAGGATGCAGTAAGCATTACAGAAAAGGATTCAGCAAGAATTCTAGTAAGAAATGCTGTAAAAACGGTAGACTTTTATGGTGTAGAAGTAGTTATAAGAGTTAATCCTCTTTCCTCTGATTTTGGAATGGAAGATGTAGATGTAATAGGAAGAGCAAAACCAGATGTAATTATGGTACCAAAAGCTACAGAAGAGGATATAGAAACAGTCTGTAAAATGCTTACAAAAATTGAAGAAGAACAAGGTTTTGAAAAAGGAAGCATTAAGCTTTTTCCTTTGATTGAAACAGCTTATGGTCTTGAAAATGTATATTCTATTATACAATCATCAAGTAGAGTAATAGGTATTTTATTAGGAGCAGAAGATTTAACAGCAGATCTTTCTATTAAGAGAACAAGAGAAGGAAAAGAAATTTTTTATGCAAGAAGTAGAATTGCTACTGCTTGTAAAGCTTGTAAAGTGGATGCAATCGATACACCTTTTGCAGATATGGATGATTTAGAAGGTTTTGAAAAAGATATTCAAACAGCAAAATCTTTAGGAATGACTGGAAAAGCTGCTATTAATCCCCGTCAAGTAGATACCATTCATGAAGTATTTGCCCCTTCTAAAGATGAAATTATTCATGCTCAAAGAGTCATTTATGCTATGGAAGAAGCAAAAGGAGAAGGTAAAGGTGTATTTTCATTAGATGGAAAAATGGTTGACGCACCTATTATTGCAAGAGCGCAAAATACAATCACAAAAGCAAAGCTTGCGGGCTTGATTTAA
- a CDS encoding methylaspartate ammonia-lyase: MKIMDIVCAKGRTGFYFDDQRAIKQGADHDGFTYVGDPVTEGFTKIRQAGECISVMFVLEDGQVAYGDCAAVQYSGAGGRDPLFLADEFIPIIQEKIAPKLIGREVNRFKELAEEVDHMTIDGKRLHTAIRYGITQAILDATSKANKMTMAEVIRNEYDTPKEWKRVPIFTQSGDDRYNNVDKMIIKGADVLPHGLINHVETKLGNNGEKLKEYVIWLKNRIQELKASEEDNFVLHIDVYGTIGIAFDNDTEKMANYLGELEEAASPLKLRIEGPMDVENREGQVKALKALRVALKEKNIKVELVADEWCNTWEDIKLFVDEEAADMVQIKTPDLGGINNIVESILYCKEKGIGAYSGGTCNETDRSAQICTNIAIACGADQCLAKPGMGVDEGFMIVYNEMNRVLALANRRKK; encoded by the coding sequence ATGAAAATTATGGATATTGTATGTGCAAAGGGAAGAACAGGATTTTATTTTGATGACCAAAGAGCTATTAAACAAGGAGCAGATCATGATGGATTCACTTATGTAGGAGACCCTGTTACAGAAGGATTTACAAAAATTAGACAAGCAGGAGAATGTATTTCTGTAATGTTTGTTTTAGAAGATGGACAAGTAGCTTATGGAGATTGTGCAGCAGTACAATATTCAGGTGCAGGAGGAAGAGATCCATTATTTCTTGCAGATGAGTTTATTCCAATTATACAAGAAAAAATTGCACCAAAATTAATTGGAAGAGAAGTGAATAGATTTAAAGAATTAGCGGAAGAAGTAGATCATATGACTATAGATGGAAAAAGACTTCATACGGCTATTAGATATGGGATTACACAAGCTATTTTAGATGCAACTTCAAAAGCAAATAAAATGACTATGGCTGAAGTGATTAGAAATGAATACGATACACCAAAGGAATGGAAAAGAGTTCCTATCTTTACTCAATCTGGTGATGATCGATATAATAATGTAGATAAAATGATTATAAAAGGTGCAGATGTACTTCCACATGGTTTGATTAATCATGTTGAAACAAAGCTTGGAAATAATGGAGAAAAATTAAAAGAATATGTCATTTGGTTAAAAAATAGAATACAAGAATTAAAAGCTTCAGAAGAAGACAATTTTGTTCTTCATATAGATGTTTATGGAACTATTGGTATTGCTTTTGACAATGATACAGAAAAAATGGCAAATTACTTAGGCGAACTTGAAGAAGCTGCATCTCCTCTTAAATTAAGAATAGAAGGACCTATGGATGTAGAAAACAGAGAAGGACAAGTAAAAGCATTAAAAGCATTAAGAGTAGCTCTAAAAGAAAAAAATATTAAAGTGGAATTGGTTGCAGATGAATGGTGTAATACTTGGGAAGATATTAAATTATTTGTAGATGAAGAAGCAGCAGATATGGTTCAAATCAAAACACCAGACCTTGGAGGAATTAACAATATAGTAGAATCTATTTTATATTGTAAAGAAAAAGGCATTGGAGCATATAGTGGAGGAACTTGTAATGAAACAGATAGATCTGCACAAATTTGTACAAATATAGCTATCGCTTGTGGAGCAGACCAATGTCTTGCAAAACCTGGAATGGGCGTTGATGAAGGTTTTATGATCGTGTATAATGAAATGAACAGAGTACTAGCTTTAGCAAATAGAAGAAAAAAATAA
- a CDS encoding fumarate hydratase: MREIHVSKIVETTKKLCIDANYYLTDDMRERLEEAKENENFSTAKNILDILIENADIAKDEQRPMCQDTGMTVVFIEMGQDVHVVGGSLEEAIHEGVRRGYTQGYLRKSVVNDPIERINTKDNTPAVIYYNIIEGDDFSITVAPKGFGSENMSQLKMLKPADGIEGVKEFVLKVVKEAGPNPCPPIVVGVGIGGTFDKAAFLAKKALLRSTNERNKNPFYENLEKELLGAINELGIGPQGFGGKTTALSVNVETYATHIAGLPVAVNINCHATRHVKAHI; this comes from the coding sequence ATGAGAGAAATACATGTTTCTAAAATTGTAGAAACGACAAAAAAACTTTGCATAGATGCAAATTATTATCTTACAGATGATATGAGAGAAAGACTAGAAGAAGCAAAGGAAAATGAAAATTTCTCTACTGCAAAGAATATCTTAGATATACTCATTGAAAACGCAGATATAGCAAAAGACGAACAAAGACCTATGTGTCAAGATACTGGAATGACTGTGGTATTTATAGAAATGGGCCAAGATGTACATGTAGTAGGAGGAAGCTTAGAAGAAGCGATTCATGAAGGAGTTAGACGAGGCTATACACAAGGTTATTTAAGAAAGTCTGTTGTAAATGATCCCATTGAAAGAATAAACACAAAGGACAATACTCCAGCGGTAATTTATTATAATATCATTGAAGGAGATGACTTTAGCATTACAGTAGCTCCAAAAGGGTTTGGAAGTGAAAATATGAGCCAGTTAAAAATGCTAAAGCCAGCAGATGGTATAGAGGGAGTAAAGGAATTTGTTTTAAAAGTAGTTAAAGAAGCTGGTCCAAATCCATGCCCACCTATTGTAGTAGGTGTGGGTATTGGTGGTACTTTTGATAAAGCAGCTTTTCTTGCAAAAAAAGCACTATTAAGATCTACAAATGAAAGAAACAAAAATCCTTTTTATGAAAATCTAGAAAAGGAACTATTAGGGGCGATTAATGAATTGGGAATAGGACCGCAAGGCTTTGGAGGAAAAACCACAGCTCTTTCTGTAAATGTTGAGACTTATGCAACTCATATTGCAGGATTGCCTGTTGCAGTGAATATCAATTGTCATGCAACAAGACATGTAAAGGCTCATATATAG
- a CDS encoding GntR family transcriptional regulator translates to MKIERKSGIPIYIQVKNHILEDIKNGVLKIGDKLPTERELSQILKVSRNTISTAYNLLEQEGILVSYQGRGTFVAQDIQICKCHHINHKVIENIDLALEEAMETGLNTKEFLSIVKDRVKEKEKLVKNIDVIFIECNIEQAKIFSDELSRITNTNVKPMTIPQLQERNEETETTIKDSQIIITTFNHINEVKDLIGDFQKEIFGVTINPNMETIVKIAKYPKGTKFALISLSKEFHFKVEYALRLAGLENLFIEATTSKDPKELQRIINQSDVIIVSPGRGKEMQQMVEVSKEVIRFDYVLDKGSVNAIISNIIKKRI, encoded by the coding sequence ATGAAGATTGAAAGAAAAAGTGGCATACCTATTTATATACAAGTCAAAAATCATATTTTAGAAGATATAAAAAATGGAGTACTTAAGATAGGTGATAAATTGCCAACAGAAAGAGAACTGTCTCAAATATTAAAAGTAAGTAGAAATACTATTTCCACAGCATACAACTTGCTAGAACAAGAAGGTATTCTAGTCTCCTATCAAGGAAGAGGTACTTTTGTTGCACAAGATATTCAGATATGTAAATGCCATCATATCAATCATAAAGTAATTGAAAATATAGATTTAGCATTAGAAGAAGCTATGGAAACAGGACTAAATACAAAAGAGTTTTTATCTATTGTAAAAGATAGAGTAAAAGAAAAAGAAAAATTAGTTAAAAATATAGATGTCATTTTTATAGAATGTAATATAGAACAAGCCAAAATTTTCTCTGATGAATTGAGTAGAATTACAAATACTAATGTAAAACCAATGACGATCCCACAACTGCAAGAAAGAAATGAAGAAACTGAAACAACAATAAAGGATAGTCAAATAATTATTACTACTTTTAATCATATCAATGAAGTGAAAGACTTAATAGGAGATTTTCAAAAAGAAATATTTGGAGTCACCATCAATCCTAATATGGAAACTATAGTAAAGATTGCAAAGTATCCTAAAGGAACAAAATTTGCACTAATTAGTCTTTCAAAAGAATTTCATTTTAAGGTTGAATATGCATTAAGGTTAGCAGGGTTAGAAAACCTTTTCATTGAGGCTACTACTAGTAAAGATCCAAAAGAGCTTCAAAGAATTATTAATCAATCAGATGTGATTATTGTTTCGCCTGGAAGAGGCAAAGAAATGCAACAAATGGTAGAGGTTTCAAAAGAGGTGATAAGATTTGATTATGTTCTGGATAAAGGATCTGTCAATGCCATCATCTCTAATATTATAAAAAAAAGAATATAG
- a CDS encoding Fe-S-containing hydro-lyase, translating into MSKKITMPLTIDKVKDLKVGDSVLITGTIYTARDAAHKRLVELVEEGKELPFDIVDQVIYYVGPTPAKEGHPIGSAGPTTSYRMDPYAPILLEKGLKGMIGKGKRDEKVIETIKKVGAVYFAAIGGAAALMAKCVKKAEVIAYEDLGAEAIRKLYVEDLPVIVVIDKDGNNYYELGQEEYLKTLR; encoded by the coding sequence ATGAGTAAAAAAATAACTATGCCCCTAACCATAGATAAAGTAAAGGATTTAAAAGTTGGAGACAGTGTACTTATTACAGGAACTATTTACACAGCAAGAGATGCAGCTCATAAAAGATTAGTAGAGCTTGTAGAAGAAGGGAAGGAGTTACCATTTGATATAGTGGATCAAGTCATTTATTATGTAGGCCCTACACCAGCAAAAGAAGGACATCCTATAGGATCAGCAGGACCTACGACTAGCTATAGAATGGATCCTTATGCTCCAATTCTTTTAGAAAAAGGATTAAAGGGTATGATCGGAAAAGGAAAAAGAGATGAAAAGGTTATAGAGACTATAAAAAAAGTGGGAGCAGTTTACTTTGCAGCTATAGGTGGTGCAGCAGCTCTTATGGCAAAGTGTGTAAAGAAAGCCGAAGTAATTGCATACGAAGATTTAGGAGCGGAAGCAATTAGAAAACTTTATGTGGAAGACCTTCCTGTTATTGTAGTAATAGATAAAGATGGAAATAACTATTATGAATTAGGACAAGAGGAATATTTAAAAACACTAAGGTAG
- a CDS encoding amino acid permease, translated as MNHKGLSAWQLTMMALGTVVGGSFFLGSSVAIQAAGPSVVISYILGGILIYFILFALSEMTVASPHPGSFRTFAENMYGPGVGFVVGWVYWTGIILAMSSEATAVSIFLRTWFPKISLPIIGSSVIIIVTLMNLLGADKLSKLESGLAAIKLLAIVGFIVLGIGLIFGMIPNSPTVGAGALYTEPLFSGGIGGIAGSMLIVMFTYAGFEVIGLAASETSEPQVIVPRAIFYTVLALVGLYITAIVVLLPLIPTDILNSEESPMVLALTRWRLGWAGNVMNIVLISAILSTMLAAMFGLGRMMRSLADEGHAPSWLQDKGDIPYRGILFSGGAMLIGLFMGLILPEQVYIFLVSSGGFSLLFTYLIILATHYKFRKKNGCPPNGKCQLKGYPFVSWIAMISIVLIILSMPLVKGQGSGLMAGLGLTILYIGFYFMKKYYIKRLSENLQAAKKRNLLKGIDTVLPKWQMESSEELIFDKVKKKKNIKK; from the coding sequence ATGAATCATAAAGGTTTATCAGCATGGCAATTAACTATGATGGCCCTTGGAACAGTAGTAGGAGGATCATTTTTTTTAGGTTCTTCTGTAGCTATTCAAGCAGCAGGTCCTTCAGTGGTTATTTCTTATATATTAGGAGGTATTTTAATCTATTTTATTTTATTTGCTTTGTCGGAAATGACTGTAGCAAGTCCTCATCCTGGGTCTTTTCGAACCTTTGCAGAAAATATGTATGGACCAGGAGTGGGCTTTGTGGTTGGATGGGTTTATTGGACAGGAATTATTTTAGCTATGTCTAGTGAAGCTACTGCTGTATCTATTTTTTTGAGAACGTGGTTTCCTAAAATTTCATTACCTATTATCGGATCTAGTGTAATTATTATAGTGACCCTTATGAATTTATTAGGAGCAGATAAGTTAAGCAAATTAGAAAGTGGATTAGCTGCTATTAAGCTTTTAGCTATTGTAGGTTTTATTGTATTAGGAATCGGATTGATTTTTGGGATGATTCCCAATTCACCTACAGTAGGAGCAGGTGCCCTTTATACAGAACCATTGTTTTCTGGTGGAATTGGAGGGATTGCAGGAAGTATGCTTATTGTGATGTTTACTTATGCAGGATTTGAAGTGATAGGACTTGCAGCTTCTGAAACTAGTGAACCTCAGGTAATTGTGCCAAGGGCAATTTTTTATACTGTATTGGCATTAGTAGGATTATATATTACAGCTATAGTTGTATTACTTCCTTTGATTCCTACAGATATTTTAAATTCAGAAGAAAGTCCGATGGTTCTTGCTTTAACTAGATGGAGATTAGGTTGGGCGGGAAATGTAATGAATATTGTACTCATTAGCGCAATTCTTTCTACTATGTTAGCTGCCATGTTTGGATTAGGACGGATGATGAGGTCTTTAGCAGATGAAGGACATGCTCCCTCTTGGTTACAGGATAAAGGAGATATTCCCTATCGTGGAATTTTATTTTCTGGAGGAGCAATGCTCATAGGATTGTTTATGGGTCTTATCTTGCCAGAGCAAGTGTATATCTTTTTAGTCAGTTCAGGAGGATTCTCTCTTTTATTTACTTATCTTATTATATTGGCTACTCATTATAAGTTTAGAAAAAAGAATGGTTGTCCCCCTAATGGAAAATGTCAGTTAAAAGGATATCCCTTTGTATCTTGGATTGCTATGATTAGTATTGTTTTGATTATTTTAAGTATGCCACTAGTTAAAGGTCAAGGATCAGGATTGATGGCAGGGCTTGGTTTAACTATTTTATATATAGGATTTTATTTTATGAAAAAATATTATATAAAAAGGCTTAGTGAGAATTTACAAGCTGCAAAGAAGAGAAATCTTTTAAAAGGAATAGATACAGTTCTTCCTAAGTGGCAGATGGAATCTTCAGAGGAGTTAATTTTTGATAAAGTAAAAAAGAAAAAGAATATAAAAAAATAA